The nucleotide window CGCGCTTCCAGCCGGGCCGGTCGTCGAGCGGCTCCGACGCCACCAGTAGTGCGCCATCGTCGTGATGGACGAACAACGAGTTGCCGATCGCGGTCCCGGCGACCGTGCAGCCGTCGGTGAGGAGGAGGTTGATGCGGCCGCCCGCGCGCGCGTACGTCGTGCGCGCGACGTCGGCGACCGCGTCGCGCGGCGACGCACCCTCGTCGACGCGGTCGAGCACGAGCGCGAAGAGCACCTCGGAGTCGGTGTCTCCTTCGAGGGCCGAGGCGCGGCGCGCGCTCACCCGTGCGCGCAGCTCGTCGCCCACGCCGTCCCGGAAGCCGGGGACGGTGCCGTTCAGCGAGAACGTCCACCGCCCGTCGACGAACGGCGCGTTGCCGGTGACGTCGAGCACGAGACCGGGGGACGCGGCACGCGCCGCCGCGAGCACGGCAACGGATGTCGCACCTCCATGCATCGCGCGGTACCCCGTGTCGTCCCACATGCGCGTCGTCGTGCGGTAGCGCCGCGCGCCGGGCTCGCGCTCGACGTACCACGCGACGCCCCACCCGTCGGGATTGTCCGGTGTCGCGGTCTGCAACCGGGGGGCCTCGGCCTGCTCGACGAGCGCGTGCGGCGCGTCAAAGAGGAGCGTGTCGATCGCGATCGGCGCACCGAGGTACGCGAGGTGGCGGCACATCAGGCGATGTCCATGTCACGAGCGCAGCGAAAGCCGGCGAAGATCTGACGCCGGATGGGGTAGTCCCAGTTCCGGAACGTCGTGCGCACGGCCGGGACGTGCGTCGCCCACGACCCGCCCCGCAGCACCTTGTACTCCGAGCCGAAGAACACCTCCGAGTACTCGCGGTACGGGAACGACACGAACCCCGGGTGCGGGCCGAAGTCGGTCGAGGTCCACTCCCACACGTCGCCGATCATCTGCTCGCAGCCGTACGCGCTCGCGCCGTCGGCACGGGACCCGACCGGCTCGGGACCGAGCCGCGCCTGACCGAGGTTCGCCCGAGCCGGCGTTGGCGCGCCGTCGCCCCACGGGTAGCTGCGGGCGCGGCCGGCGCCGGGATCCCACGACGCGGCCTTCTCCCACTCCGGCTCGGTCGGGAGCCGCTTGCCCGCCCAGCGCGCGTACGCGTCGGCCTCGTACCAGCACACGTGCTGCACCGGCTCGTCCGGCGGGACCGGCTCCCACGTGCCGAAGCGCCGGCGCGCCCAACCCGAGCCGTCGCGCCGCCAGAACTGGGGCGCGTGCAGGTCGGCCTCCACCCGCCACGCCCAGCCCGCGGCCGTCCACCAACGCGGGTCGTCGTAGCCGCGGTCCGCGACGAACTCGGCGTACGCGGCGTTCGTCACCGGCGCGCGGTCGATCAGGAACGACGGGACGTCCACGACGTGCGCGGGGCGCTCGTTGTCATACGCCCACGGCTCCGTCGACGTCCCCATCACGAACGGGCCGCCCTCGACCAGCACCTCGCCGTCGACGTCGCGCACCGCGGAGCGAGGCGCCGGCTCGGCGAACGGATACGTGGCGTCGCGCAGCTGCAGCGTCGCGAGCATCGTCTCGTCGTGCTGGTGCTCGTGCTGCACCACCATCCCGTACACGAACGCGTTGCGGAGGAGCTCGTCGCGGTCGAGGTCCACGGTCGCGAGCACGTCGAGCACGCGCGTGCGGACATCGCGCGCGAACGCGCGCGCGTCCGCCGGCCCGAGGATGTCGAGCGACGGGCGCTCGCGGCGCGGGTGCCGGAAGGCGTCGTAGACGTCGTCGAAGCGCGCGTCGGTGGGCGGCGCGCCCGTCAGCGTGCGGACGAGCCAGAGCTCCTCGTAGTGCGCGATGTGCGCGAGGTCCCATACGAGCGGCGACATGAGCGGCGAGTGCTGGGCCAGGAGGTCGCCGTCGGAGACCGGTTCGAGCAGCGCGAGCGTCCGCCGCCTGGCGGCGTCGAGCTCCGACGCGACGCGTTCGCGGATGCCGGTGACCGGCGCGACACCTGTCGTCATGTCGTCTCCCATTCGGGTTCCGGAAGCGGCAGGAGCGTGCCGTCGCGCGTCCACTCCGCAAGCCGGTCGTCGGCGGGACATCGACCTCTCGCGACGTACTGGTCGCGGTACCGCGCGACGAGGTCGACGGTCGACGCCGCTGCCCCCATGCGCGGCAGTGCATCGAGCGCGGCCGCGAAGCAGTCGCGCGCGGCGCGGGCGAGGAGCGGGTGCGCGGTCGCGTGACGTGCCGCGTCGCGCCACATGCCGGTCGTCCGTTCGACCACGCGCGCCGCCCGCTCGGCCGCGTCGTCGTCATCGAGCAGCGCGACCGTGACCGCGACCGCGACCTGCCACCAAGGGTCGGGCAGGGAGTCGATCATGCGGAGCTCCAGCCAGCCCCGCGGGCGGACCGGTGGGAACAGCGTCGTCAGGTGGTACTGCAGGTCGTCGACGGTCGGGTAGCCGAACCGTTCGTGCCCCGACATCCACGCCCGGAACGTCAACGGCTCGAGCACGGGTTCGTAGTGCGTGCACGAGTGACGGACGAGCATGACGCGGGCGTCGAGCGCGTAGCGCGCCCAGTCGTCCGCAGGATCGTCCGAGACGTGGACCGGCGCGGTGCGCGTGGGGTCGAGCGCGGCCCACACCGCGAGCCGGCTCGAGCGCCACCCGCTCGGCCGTCCGCACGCGAGGGGCGAGTTGGCGAACGCGGCCGCGAGGACGGGCCCGAGCGCGTGGGCGAGCCGCCACCGTGGCACGACGCGGCCGTGCCGGCCGACGTCGACGTTGACCTGGAGCGCCGCGGTGGAGCACATCATCGTGCGACCACTGGGCCACGCGGACGCGAAGTACCGCTCCATCGCGCGGTAGCGGGGCGCGTCGACGACGCGTCGACCGTGCCGAGCGGGATCCTGCCCGACGGCGACGAGCCCGTACCCGTCGCGTGCGAGCGCGGTGCGGATGCTCGCCATGTCGCGGGCGAGCGCGCGGCAGGCGGCGTCGATCCCGGACGCGGGTTGGGTGCTCAGCTCGAGCTGGCCGCCCGGCTCGAACGTGATCCGGCACGGATCCGGTCCCGCGAGCACGTGCTCGCAGGTCGCGTGCACGTGCGACGACGGCACAAGACGACGGACGTCGTCGGTCGCGACGACGAACCACTCGCATTCCACACCGACCCGGCCGTCGGACGAGCCGTGGAAGCAGGCGTCGACGACGGCGCGCGCGTCGTGCGCCGTCATCTCGCGGACGGAGGCCGGCACGCCTACCGGTGCCCGAAGTGCGCGGCCACCCATGTCATGTTGCGGACCGGGGCGAGCCAGTCGTGGATCGCGTCCATCGCTCCTCCTTCGTCGAGAGAACAGTCGGGGATCAGAGAGACTTCAGCTCGGCGGGCACCGACTCGGCGCCGACGGAGCTCCGCAACGCGCGGTGGATGGCGTCGGGCGTCAGGACGCCGAGGAACGTCTCGCCGTCGAGCACCGCGACGCGACCCGACTCGGTCAGGAGCGTCGCGGCCAGGGCGGCCTCCAACGAGTCGTCGACCGAGATCCACGCTTCGATGCGCTCCATCCGGTCGCGCACCGGGCCGGTTCCGTCGACGTCGTCCTCGAGAACCTGTCCGCGCAAGGTGCCGTCGTCGTCGACGACGGCCACCCAGTCCGTCGCGTCACGAGCCAAGACCGCGCGTGCCGCTTCGAGCGGTGCGTCCGGGGACACCGTCGAAGGTCGGACGATCCCGTCGAGCGAGACGGGCGTGACGCGCAGTCGCTTCAGGGCGCGGTCCGACCCGACGAAGTCGGCGACCATCTTCGACGCGGGCTGACCGAGGACCTCGGCCGGCGTGTCGTACTGCATGAGGATGCCGCCGACGTCGAGGATCGCGATCCGCGTCCCGAGCTTCACCGCTTCCTCGACGTCGTGCGTGACGAACACGACGGTCTTGCGCACCTCGTCCTGCAGCCGCAGGAACTCGTCCTGCAGACGGCCGCGCGTGACGGGGTCGATCGCACCGAACGGCTCGTCCATCAGCAGCACCGGGGGGTCGGCGGCGAGCGCGCGAGCGACGCCGACGCGCTGGCGTTGCCCACCCGAGAGCTGCGCCGGGTACCGGCTGCGGTACGCGGCCGGATCGAGACCGACGAGCTCGAGCAGCTCGTCGACACGCCGGCGCGTGCGCGCGCGGTCCCAGCCGAGCAGACGCGGCACGGTCCCGACGTTCGTCTCGATCGTCTGGTGTGGGAACAGGCCCACCTGCTGGATCACGTACCCGATACGGCGCCGCAGGCCGACCGGATTGACGCGCGTGACGTCCTCGCCGTCGAGGAAGATGCGCCCGCTCGTCGGCTCGATGAGCCGGTTGATCATCTTCAACGTCGTGGTCTTGCCGCACCCTGACGGTCCGAGCAGCACGCACGTCTCACCCGCGGGGACGTCGAGGTCGAGGTCGCGGACCGCGAGCTGTCCGTTCGGGTAGCGCTTGCTGACCGACTCGAGACGGATCATGCGCGGGCCTCCCGCGGCGTGACGAGGAGCGGTCAGGCGACTCCGCGTGCGACGGTCGCCACGAGCGGCGCGATGCGGAGCGGGACGCGTGGGGGTGGGACGGTCGCCCGACGGTACCATCGCCCTTCCCCGCAATTCCCGGCGGTTTCGGGCGAGCGATGGAACCCGTGCCATGAACCTGCTCGCCGCGGGCTACAGCGGCAGCGCGTGGATCGACTGGTCCTGGGTCACGAACCACACGACGGAGATCTCGACGCGCCTGCACGAGCACGTCGCCCTCGCGGGACTCGCGCTCCTGTACGGGCTCGTGATCGCGTTCCCGCTCGCGGTGCTCGCGTCGCGCCGGCGCCGGACGCTCGCGCCGATCCTGTCGGTGACGGGCGTGCTGTACACGATCCCGTCGCTCGCCGCGTTCGCGTTCCTGCTCCCGTACACGGGCCTGTCGCGCAACACGGCGCTGATCCCGTTGACCGCGTACTCGTTGCTCATCCTGATCCGCAACATCGTCTCGGGCCTCGACGCCGTTCCACCCGAGGTGACGGAGGCCGCGCGCGGCATGGGGTACTCGTCGACGCGCCAGCTGCTGTTCGTGGAGCTCCCACTGGCCGTGCCCGCGATCGTCGCGGGCATCCGCATCGCGGCCGTCACGCTCATCGGGCTCGTCCCGGTCGCGGCGCTCATCGGGCAGGGCGGGCTCGGCGCGTTGATGCTCGATGGTTTCCAGCGCCAGTTCCGCACGCCGATCACCGTCGCGGGCGTCCTCGTCATCGCGCTCGCGGTCGTCACCGACGCCGCGCTGCTCCTCGTGCAACGGCTCGTGACGCCGTGGGCGCGCGCGAAGGTCGTCGCGTCGTGAGCTTCTTGCAGGACGTGCTGCGGTGGTTCTCCAACGGTGACCACTGGCGCGGCAACGAGGGGATCCCGCACCTCGTCGTGCAGCACCTCGAGATCTCCGCGGTGTCGCTCGTCGTCGCCGCGCTCGTCGCGCTGCCGATCGGGCTCGTGCTCGGGCACCTGCGTCGCGGCGGCTTCGCGGCGGTGAACGTGTCCAACGTCGGGCGCGCGCTCCCGAGCCTCGCGATCCTGCTCCTCGCGGTGCTCGCGTTCGGGGTCGGGAACCCGCCCGCCGTCCTGCGCGGGATCGGTATCGGCTCGATCCCCACGTTCATCGCGCTCGTCCTGCTCGCGATCCCACCGATGCTCACGAACACGTACGTCGGGATGGCGAACGTCGACGCGGAGCTGCGGGAAACCGCGCGCGGCATGGGGATGAACGGCGGACAGGTGCTGCGACGCGTCGAGCTCCCGGTCGCGATGCCGTTGATCATGGCCGGCGTGCGCACGAGCGCGGTCGCGGTCGTCGCGACCGCGACGCTCGCCGCGTACGTCGGGTGGGGTGGTCTCGGCCGCTACATCATCGACGGCATGGCGGTGTCCGACAACGTGCGCGTGTTCGCGGGCGCGCTGCTCGTGGCGGTGCTCGCCATCGTGGTCGAGCTCGCGCTCGCCGGGGTCCAGCGGCTCGTCGTGTCGCGCGGGCTGCGGGCCGGAGTCGGACCGGTCGAACGTGTTCGCGAGCAACCTGCGCCGGTGAACGCGTAACGTCTGACCTTCTACTCGACGGGCCCATGGGGAGGCACCGTGACCAAGTCCAGATTTCGGGTCGGTCGTCGCGCGCTCGCGACGGTCGCCTTCGCGAGCGCGCTCGCAGTCGTGCTGGCCGCGTGCGGCAGCTCGAGCAGCGGGAAGAAGAGCAGCGGCAGCGGCGCGACGTCGGCACCGACGAAGACGCTCACCGTCGGTTCGAAGAACTTCGGTGCGGCGCAGGTGCTCAGCCATCTCTACGGCGGTGCGCTCGCGGCGAAGGGCTACAAGATCACGTACAAGGACAACCTCGGGGCCACCGAGATCGTCTACAAGGCGTTGCAGAACGGCGACATCGACCTGTACGGCGAGTACCAGGGGACATTGCTGACGTTCCTCAACGGCACGCCGACGAACGACCGGACGACGACGTACGACGCGCTCAAGGCGAAGCTGCCGACGACCCTCGTCGCGACGACGCCGGCGACCGCCGTGGACGTCAACGGCTTCTATGTGTTGAAGACGACCGCGGACAAGTACCACCTCAAGACGATCTCCGACCTCAAGCCGGTCGCGAGCCAGCTCGTGTTCGGTGGTCCGCCGGAGTGCCTCGACCGCCCGCTGTGCCTGGGGACGAAGGAGCAGCAGCTCTACGGGCTGCAGTTCAAGGACGTGAAGAAGCTCGACGCCGGTGGGCCCGTCACCGAGACGGCCCTCGACGACGGCACGATCCAGGTCGCGCTGCTGTTCACGGGGAGCAGCGTGATCAAGCCCAACTACGTCCTGCTGCAGGACGACAAGGGCCTCCAGCCCTCGGACAACCCGGTCGCGCTGGTGCGCAAGAGCGTCGACAGCGCGCAGCTCAACTCGATCATCGACGCGGTGAACGCCAAGCTCACGACCGACGCCTACAACAAGCTCGCGCTGCAGGTGCAGAACGAGAAGCAGGACCCGGCCGACGTCGCGAACGCGTTCCTCAAGGAGAACGGGCTCGGGTAGCTCACACGCCCGACGCGAGATGCGGCACTGACGTACGGAATGCGTACGTCAGTGCCGCATCTTCGCGTTCGCGTCGGCTACCAGCCGCGCTCGATCCACTCGTCGAGATGCGGACGCTCTCGCCGATGGTCGCGTCCGCACCTCTTGCTGGGGCTACCAGCCGCGTTGGATCCACTCGTCGAGGTGCGGACGCTCCGTGCCCACCGTCGTGTCGAGACCGTGGCCCGGCAGCACGAGCATGTCGGCCGGCAGCGTGAACAGCCGACGGTCGATCGACTCGATGATCTGCTCGAAGCTCGCGTTCTCGAACCTCGTGTTGCCCGGGCCGCCCGGGAACAGCGTGTCGCCGCTGAACACGAGCGGCTTGCCCTCGAGCACGAAGCACGTCGAGCCGGGCGTGTGACCGGGCGTGTGGATCGTGCGCAGCCGGAGGTCGCCGACCTCGATCACGTCGTCGTCGGGGATCGTGAAGTCGTAGCCCGGCAGCATCGCGGCGTCCTCGGTCGCGATCCCGACGTCGATCCCGGCGTCGCGCACAGCGGTGACCGCCTGGATGTGGTCCCAGTGGCCGTGCGTCGTGAGTACGCGCCGCACGCCGGTCGCGCGGCTCACCTCGAGCAACAGGTCGTGCTCGTTCGCGGCGTCGACGAGTACAGCGTCACCCGTCCGCTTGCTGCGCACCACGAACACGTTGTTCTCGAACGGGCCGACGACGATCTTGTCGACCCGCACGTCGGCGTCCTCGAAGTGCGCGGGACGGGCCATGTCGCCGAGCGTACCGGTGCACCGTCGCGATCGCGCTCGGGCGGGGCGGTACTTGACCGGGCGGTCTAGTAGCGTCCGGGACCCGATGGACTTCCGTGACTCACCGCAGGAGGCCGAGTTCCGCGACGAGGTGCGGACCTGGCTGGCCGAGCACCTGAAGGGCGAGTTCGCCGAGATCGGCGGGGGCGGCGGTCCGGCCGACGAGGCGGGGTGGGAGGTCCGCGTCGAGTGGGAGCGGCTGCTCGGCAAGGATCGCTGGGTCGGCATGGCGTGGCCCAGCGAGTACGGCGGACGCAACGCGTCGATCGTCGAGCAGGTGATCTTCAACGAGGAGTACGCGAAGGCCGACGCGCCCGCGCGCATCAGCTTCTTCGGCGAAGGCCTGTTCGCGCCGACGCTCATCGCGTACGGCACCGAGGACCAGAAGCGACGCTTCCTCCCGCGGATCCAGGCCGTCGAGGAGCTGTGGTGCCAGGGCTACTCCGAGCCCAACGCCGGCTCCGACCTCTCGAACGTGCAGACGCGGGCCGTCCTCGACGGCGACCAGTGGGTGATCAGCGGGCAGAAGGTGTGGACGACGCTCGCGCACCGCGCCCAGTGGTGCTTCGCGGTCGTGCGCACCGATCCCGACGCGCCCGCGCACAAGGGCATCTCGTACCTCCTCGTCCCCATGGACCAGCAGGGCGTGAGCGTGCGGCCGCTGCGCCAGATGACGGGCACCGCGGAGTTCAACGAGGTGTTCTTCGACGACGCGCGCACCGACCGCGCCAACATCGTCGGCGAGCCGAACGACGGGTGGAAGGTCGCGATGGCGACGCTCGGGTTCGAGCGCGGCACCGCGTTCCTGTCCCAGCAGCTCGGGTTCCGGCGCGAGCTCGACCACGTGATCGATGCGGCGCACGCGCACGGGACGGCGACCGACCCGTCGATCCGTCAGCGGCTCGCGGACGCGTACGTCGGGGTCGAGATCATGAAGTACAACGGGCTGCGGATGCTGACGAACCTCGTCCGTCGCGGCGTCCTCGGCCCGGAGGCGAGCATCGGCAAGCTCTACTGGAGCACGTGGCACCGCCGGCTGGGTGAGCTCGCGATGGACGTGCTCGGTCCTGACTCGCAGATCCTGCCCGGCGACCCGCGCGACCCGTACGAGCTCGGCGAGCTGCAGCGCATCTACCTGTTCAGCCGCTCGGAGACCATCTACGCGGGCGCGAGCGAGATCCAGAAGAACATCCTCGGCGAGCGCGTGCTCGGTCTGCCGCGCGAACCCCGCTGACTGGGAGCGGGCGCTGCGTCGCCGGCTCCCACTACCCTGCGCCGCGCGCGACCGCGGCGTGACGACCCACAGGAGCAACCGTGAACTTCGCCTTTTCGGAAGAGCAGGAGGAGCTGCGCCAGACCGTCCGGCGGTTCCTCGAGGACAAGTCGCCGTCGGCCGAGGTCCGCAGGCTGATGGAGACGACCGAGGGCTACGACGAAGGCGTCTGGAAGCAAATGGCCCAGGAGCTCGGGCTCCAGAGCCTGCACCTGCCCGAGGCGTACGGCGGCCAGGGGTTCACGTTCGTGGAGCTGGCGATCGTCCTCGAGGAGATGGGCCGCGTGCTGCTCTGCGCGCCGTACTTCTCGACGGTCGTGCTCGCGGCGAACGCCATCATGAACGTCGGGACCGACGAGCAGCAGGGCACGCTGCTGCCCGGGATCGCGTCGGGAGAGACGATCGCGACGCTCGCGTTCACGGAGCCGAGCGGGAAGTGGGACGCGTCCGGCATCACGATGGAGGCCCGTCAGGACGGCGACGGGTACGTCCTCGACGGCACGAAGATGTTCGTGATCGACGGCCACACCGCGGACCTCGTCGTCGTGGTCGCGCGCGCGGCCGGTACGAGCGGTGAGGACGGCATCGGGTTCTTCACCGTGGACGGTGACGCCGCCGGTCTCACGCGCACGCCGCTCGCGACGATGGACCAGACGCGCAAGCAGGCGAAGCTCGAGTTCTCGGGTGTGAAGGCGCAGCCGCTCGGCGCGCCCGGTGGTGGTTGGGCCGCGCTGTCGAAGACGCTCGACCAGGCGGCGGTCGGCCTGTCCAACGAGATGGTGGGTGGCGCGCAGAAGGTCCTCGACATGTCGGTCGAGTACGCGAAGGTGCGCGTGCAGTTCGGCCGCCCGATCGGTTCGTTCCAGGCGATCAAGCACAAGTGCGCGGACATGCTGCTCGAGGTCGAGTCGGCGAAGTCGGCTGCGTACTACTCGGCGTGGGCCGCGGCCGAGGACAACGAGGAGCTGCCCGTCGTCGCGAGCCTCGCCAAGGCGTACTGCTCCGACGCCTACTTCCACGCGGCCGCGGAGAACATCCAGATCCACGGCGGCATCGGCTTCACCTGGGAGCACGACGCGCACCTGTACTTCAAGCGCGCGAAGAGCTCCGAGATCCTCCTCGGCGACGCCACCTACCACCGGGAGCTGTTGGCGCAGCGGATCGGGATCTGACGATCCATGTCTTCTGCGTCTTCTGCGCCGCCGACGGAGTCGGAGCGGGGAGGGCTGGGTTGTCGTCGAGGCGGCGCCTCACCAACAGCGGCTTACGTCGGTTGACGCGTCTCGGCCGCTGATCGAATGGCGGTTCTCGTCGGGTTTCTCGTCGTGGCCGTGGTGCTCGCGATCGCGGCTGCGTTCGTCGTGCGCGAGGCGAGTCGCATGGCGGTCGACCCGCCCGCCGCCGTGTTCGACCCCGACGAGGCGTTCGCGTGGGTCGTCCGCCACGTGCCCGACGACGTCGCGGCGACGCTCACGGAGGACGACGTCCGCCGCATCCTCGACTTCCAGCTCGAGTTCTTCCAGCGGAAGGGCGTGTCGGCGAACGGTTCGTCGCCCACGCCGGCGGGGCCGGTCGTCGTCGGCGGGTCCGAGACCGTCGACTACATCCTCGGCCGGGCGGCCGCGACCGGGGAGGCGTACCTGCCCGAGCAGGTCCACGCGGTGATCGACACCCAGCTCACCTACCTGCGGGCGATCGGCGCGATCGGCTCGCAGGCACCGCCCGGCGCGTCGGGGACCGAGCCGGGCGACGACGACCGGCCTGCGTGACCGAAACGGCTCCCGGCCGCCCCTCCGCGCGTGCTACCAATGGGGCACCAGGGAAAGGAGGTGGTCCATACATGCATGATCAACGTGGGACCCTGGAGGTGCGCGGCCGCTAGGCCGTAGGGGCGCCCCCACGGGGTGCCGATGGCTGGACCGCCTGGCGGAATCCACCCGCCGCACCGTCGCCGAGCCCGGACGGGAGTTGGTCCCACCCGTGTGTCCCGGACGGCGATGCCTTTCAGCCCATTCGATGTGGAGGGGGCGCGCGAGCGCCCCCTCCACAATTCTCCGGAGACGCCGTGACCCACCTCGATCGCTTCGAAGGCTTCCGCTACGTCGGCGACAAGCGCAGCCAGCTCGTCTACGACCTCGAGCACCCGCCGTCGGACGACGTCCTCGACGAGCTCATGGCGTCGCAGGAGTTCACCTGCTTCGGGCCCGACACGCTCGCGGAGGCCCGCAACCGCGGCTACCGGCTCCATCGCCTCGCCGCGCTCGGGGCCGAGCTCGGCATCGAGTAGCTACGCGACGACCGGTTCCGTGAGCGAGCCGTCCGGCAGCGCGTCGACGACGCCCTTGCGACGCGCCTCGAACGCGGTGTCGGACAGCACCGGCTCGCTCGGCAGCGCAGCGGGGTCGTCCGGCAGCCCGTCGAGGTCGACCCACGAGCTGCAGCCGCGGTACTCGTCGCGCATCGGGACGGTGAGCGGCTCGAGCAGCCGGTACGCGCGCACGACGAGCACCCACAGCGGGTCGCGCTTCTTCCAGTTGAGGCGCGACGCGGCGTAGTCGTCGGACCAGATGAGCTTCGATCCGAGCTCGGTCAGCTGCGCGGGGTCGGTGAGCTTCGCGACTCCGACGACGTCGGCCCACCCGTCGATGCGGATCGTGTCGTCGGGCGGTGCGGCCGCCTCGTTGAGCTCGACGCGGTGGCGGTACGCGGGCTTGAGCAGGTCGGCACGCTGGTGCTCGACGGTCGGGTAGAGCCAGCACCGCGTCGAGCGCAGCGCGAAGTGGCGACCCTCCTCGCGCAGCCCGCCCTTGCGCACGTCGACGATCTGCTCGCCCTCGAGCAGCGCGTCCACGATGACGCCCCACTCCTTGAACGCGGGGATGCGGTCCGGGCCCGGCACGGTCGTCCAGGATA belongs to Acidimicrobiia bacterium and includes:
- a CDS encoding DUF1802 family protein, with the protein product MPGPDRIPAFKEWGVIVDALLEGEQIVDVRKGGLREEGRHFALRSTRCWLYPTVEHQRADLLKPAYRHRVELNEAAAPPDDTIRIDGWADVVGVAKLTDPAQLTELGSKLIWSDDYAASRLNWKKRDPLWVLVVRAYRLLEPLTVPMRDEYRGCSSWVDLDGLPDDPAALPSEPVLSDTAFEARRKGVVDALPDGSLTEPVVA